One window of the Archangium primigenium genome contains the following:
- a CDS encoding WD40 repeat domain-containing protein: MPPRLPDACRSGVPLLLAAALAACAHTPPPPAFVRPEPRIDVALPLPIPGPCTLPPPESFPAGGAEPRPIIQGGIEVVRVDGDARFSMGQESDLEWRTGRSDVAWTPDGTVMVTASRQGVLVWDLVRGELRRAVPLALDHEARVEVNADATWAALSTYWREESVVVFLRLDGLPGMHVRADDKAAGFSPDGRSMDLPFRVEGMRMRRDLTTGTLTSLPEPPTSHALGQGTHALVQTGEGTWEVREEASGRTLQRFTSPRAPLVAAKAPRFALLGPEGLEVFDAPSGQRLQLLAAIPQTAGGQPPLLALSPDGERVAVWRRETSEHVSGPDVTSLSVWNVTTGQRLWSQPLPYEELTDDAERTAMFWSLGRLDFSVDGRRVRVDAQLGPLEQLHDTETGELRAPIQGLSSPHHLAPDFRAVYQKGGLVALPGAPDLLRTARLAPVLARSADGRWTASLDASRQVQLEGPQGCTALGVRLASEHDTVTFSPDGTHVYAVTSGFQHGHQDDPPRVYAWRTTPVEPLRVMGPISEGTYGTAHVLPGPGQVMFSSAWGDEGWRVLDVHSGAEVRRGAHPPVYRGGPPAWSRGLCCRGCIYQAWNHRKPGDTPESLGPAPIVSTRDGRSFFAPGDIQPTHPHAHLELLDEPPSPPLPFMDRGKVRQAWLLTRWELEAPGRVSQARLGAEMTTLALSPDERRVAAGLDNGDVVVNRTDTHERGRVTGLQSAVVALAFSGDGRRLVAADRDGDVVVTDHERGIEVGRLRLPVDHAVHLWLSPDGTELRVDTARGLRVSARLPPEVSPAP, translated from the coding sequence GTGCCCCCTCGCCTCCCCGACGCCTGCCGCTCCGGTGTCCCTCTCTTGCTCGCGGCGGCGCTCGCCGCCTGCGCGCACACGCCTCCGCCCCCGGCGTTCGTCCGTCCCGAGCCGCGCATCGACGTGGCCCTGCCGCTCCCCATCCCGGGCCCCTGCACGCTCCCGCCCCCCGAGTCCTTCCCCGCCGGAGGCGCCGAGCCCCGGCCCATCATTCAAGGAGGGATCGAGGTGGTGCGCGTCGACGGGGACGCGCGCTTCTCCATGGGCCAGGAGTCCGACCTGGAGTGGCGCACGGGCAGGTCCGACGTCGCGTGGACCCCGGATGGAACGGTGATGGTGACCGCCTCCCGTCAGGGCGTGCTCGTCTGGGACCTGGTTCGCGGCGAGCTGAGGCGCGCCGTGCCGCTGGCCCTGGACCACGAGGCCCGTGTCGAGGTGAACGCGGACGCGACCTGGGCGGCGCTCTCGACGTATTGGCGCGAGGAGTCCGTCGTCGTGTTCCTCCGGCTGGATGGCCTGCCCGGCATGCACGTGCGCGCCGACGACAAGGCGGCTGGCTTCTCCCCGGACGGCCGCTCGATGGACCTCCCATTCAGAGTCGAGGGCATGCGCATGCGCCGCGACCTCACCACGGGCACGTTGACCTCCCTGCCGGAGCCGCCCACGTCGCACGCCCTCGGCCAGGGCACGCACGCGCTCGTCCAGACGGGGGAAGGCACGTGGGAGGTCCGCGAGGAGGCCAGTGGACGGACCCTCCAGCGCTTCACCTCACCCCGAGCCCCCCTAGTGGCCGCGAAGGCCCCCCGCTTCGCCCTCCTGGGCCCCGAGGGACTGGAAGTGTTCGACGCTCCGAGCGGTCAGCGGCTCCAACTCCTGGCGGCCATTCCCCAGACAGCGGGAGGCCAGCCCCCCCTGCTCGCGCTCTCACCGGACGGCGAGCGCGTGGCGGTGTGGCGGCGCGAGACGTCCGAGCACGTGTCGGGGCCCGACGTCACGTCCCTGTCCGTGTGGAACGTGACCACGGGCCAGCGGCTGTGGAGCCAGCCGCTCCCCTACGAGGAGCTCACCGACGACGCCGAACGCACGGCGATGTTCTGGAGCCTCGGGCGCCTGGACTTCTCGGTCGACGGTCGCCGGGTGCGGGTGGACGCGCAGCTCGGTCCGCTCGAGCAACTCCATGACACGGAGACGGGCGAGCTTCGCGCCCCCATCCAGGGGCTGTCCAGCCCACACCACCTGGCCCCGGACTTCCGCGCCGTCTACCAGAAGGGCGGGCTGGTGGCTCTCCCGGGCGCACCCGACCTCCTGCGCACGGCGCGCCTGGCCCCGGTGCTCGCCCGGAGCGCGGACGGGCGCTGGACGGCGTCGCTCGATGCGTCCCGGCAGGTGCAGCTCGAGGGCCCCCAGGGATGCACGGCCCTGGGGGTGCGCCTCGCGAGCGAGCACGACACGGTCACCTTCTCTCCCGATGGCACGCACGTCTACGCCGTCACGAGCGGCTTCCAGCATGGCCACCAGGACGACCCGCCCCGGGTCTACGCATGGCGGACCACGCCCGTGGAGCCCCTGCGGGTGATGGGCCCGATCTCCGAGGGAACCTACGGCACGGCTCACGTCCTGCCTGGCCCCGGACAGGTGATGTTCTCCAGTGCCTGGGGAGACGAGGGTTGGCGGGTGTTGGACGTGCACTCGGGCGCCGAGGTGCGCCGCGGGGCCCATCCGCCCGTGTACCGCGGGGGCCCGCCCGCCTGGAGCAGGGGGTTGTGCTGCCGCGGCTGCATCTACCAGGCATGGAACCACCGCAAGCCGGGCGACACCCCCGAAAGTCTGGGCCCCGCGCCCATCGTGAGCACCCGGGATGGGCGCTCCTTCTTCGCCCCCGGCGACATCCAGCCGACCCATCCCCATGCCCATCTGGAGCTGTTGGATGAGCCACCGTCGCCGCCCCTGCCTTTCATGGACCGCGGCAAGGTGCGCCAGGCATGGCTGCTGACGCGTTGGGAACTGGAGGCGCCGGGCAGGGTCTCCCAGGCGCGGCTCGGAGCGGAGATGACCACCCTCGCGCTCTCCCCCGACGAGCGGCGGGTGGCGGCGGGCCTCGACAACGGCGACGTGGTCGTGAACCGCACGGACACGCACGAGCGCGGTAGGGTGACGGGGCTGCAGAGCGCGGTGGTCGCCCTCGCGTTCTCCGGAGACGGACGGCGCCTGGTGGCCGCGGATCGCGACGGGGACGTGGTGGTCACGGACCACGAGCGGGGCATCGAGGTGGGACGCCTGCGCTTGCCCGTCGATCACGCCGTCCACCTGTGGCTGTCGCCGGACGGGACCGAGCTGCGCGTGGACACCGCCCGGGGCCTGCGCGTCTCCGCCCGGCTCCCGCCGGAGGTCAGCCCCGCGCCGTGA
- a CDS encoding type II toxin-antitoxin system Y4mF family antitoxin: MPLDEDPGAGDSWIRALAQAVRKQRKALGLTQEDLSALAGCGTVFIHDLESGRKPTLRLNKLVDVLEVLGLQLTLEPGKQRIQVSDHLS; the protein is encoded by the coding sequence ATGCCCTTGGATGAAGACCCTGGCGCGGGCGACTCCTGGATACGCGCCCTCGCGCAGGCCGTCCGCAAGCAGCGCAAAGCGCTCGGCCTGACCCAAGAAGACCTCAGTGCGCTCGCGGGATGCGGGACCGTTTTCATCCATGACCTGGAGAGCGGGAGAAAACCCACCTTACGACTCAACAAGCTGGTCGATGTCCTCGAAGTCCTGGGTTTGCAATTGACCTTGGAGCCGGGAAAACAACGCATTCAGGTGAGTGATCACTTGTCATGA
- a CDS encoding Coq4 family protein — MKLGLMWRAIQCARAGRMGDAAALKGASTGGKAYPEVREKLARLATPFPAIDLEALRRLPEGTFGREYARFMDDEGLMPFVVSREIAEELAPTSCLEVRYPLLHDAFHVLLGFDASLVGEMGVWAFVSAQHYSPAFDFGARLGRWLYPLVIPRQRAALRAASARGEALARQARCLIAEPLEDLFALPLKDARARLGVEG; from the coding sequence ATGAAGCTGGGACTGATGTGGCGGGCGATCCAGTGCGCCCGCGCGGGACGGATGGGCGACGCGGCCGCGCTCAAGGGCGCGTCGACGGGAGGCAAGGCCTATCCAGAGGTTCGCGAGAAGCTGGCCCGGCTCGCGACGCCTTTTCCCGCCATCGATCTGGAGGCCCTGCGGCGCCTGCCCGAGGGCACCTTCGGCCGCGAGTACGCGCGCTTCATGGATGACGAGGGCCTCATGCCCTTCGTCGTCTCGCGGGAGATCGCCGAGGAGCTGGCGCCCACGTCGTGCCTGGAGGTCCGCTACCCCCTGCTGCACGATGCCTTCCATGTCCTGCTCGGCTTCGACGCGAGCCTGGTGGGGGAGATGGGCGTGTGGGCCTTCGTGTCGGCCCAGCACTACAGCCCCGCGTTCGACTTCGGCGCCCGGCTGGGCCGGTGGCTCTATCCGCTCGTCATTCCGCGCCAGCGCGCCGCGCTGCGAGCCGCCTCCGCTCGGGGAGAAGCCCTGGCACGCCAGGCCCGGTGTCTCATCGCCGAGCCGTTGGAAGACCTCTTCGCGCTTCCGCTGAAGGACGCGCGTGCGCGCCTGGGGGTCGAGGGTTAG
- a CDS encoding alpha/beta fold hydrolase: MSDASVHITRWGASGPRVVLVHGSMQGSAVGGAHHFAAQERLAERGWRLVVPDRPGHGRSADPGRPDDAEADGAWVADLLEDGAHLVGHSFGGCVALAAAAKRPQAVRSLTLIEPALQNLAPKDPRVRRFVLQAAWTMLSSFSATTRARRFLRLMRVPPESGSGASPEELERVGKALLKLKVPASEVLRRQMETVRREGIPLLVVTGGWSPALEAAAEAAAALGGGQHRVIASEHHFPHNISDEFNPVLDAFLRESDARRAR, encoded by the coding sequence GTGAGCGACGCATCGGTCCACATCACCCGCTGGGGCGCGTCCGGTCCCCGGGTCGTCCTGGTCCACGGCAGCATGCAGGGCAGCGCCGTGGGCGGGGCCCACCACTTCGCCGCCCAGGAGCGTCTGGCCGAGCGGGGGTGGCGGCTGGTGGTGCCGGATCGTCCCGGCCACGGGCGGAGCGCGGATCCCGGTCGCCCCGATGATGCCGAGGCGGATGGGGCGTGGGTCGCCGACCTGCTGGAGGACGGGGCGCACCTGGTGGGCCACTCCTTCGGCGGGTGCGTGGCCCTGGCCGCCGCCGCGAAGCGTCCCCAGGCCGTGCGCTCGCTGACGCTCATCGAGCCCGCGCTGCAGAACCTGGCCCCGAAGGATCCGCGCGTGCGGCGCTTCGTCCTCCAGGCCGCGTGGACGATGCTCTCCTCGTTCTCCGCCACCACGCGGGCCCGGCGCTTCTTGCGGCTGATGCGCGTGCCCCCCGAGTCCGGGAGCGGCGCCTCGCCGGAGGAACTCGAGCGCGTGGGCAAGGCCCTGCTCAAGCTCAAGGTCCCCGCGTCCGAGGTGCTGCGGCGTCAGATGGAGACCGTGCGCCGCGAGGGCATTCCCCTGCTGGTCGTGACGGGCGGCTGGAGCCCGGCGCTGGAGGCCGCCGCGGAGGCCGCCGCCGCCCTGGGCGGGGGACAGCACCGGGTCATCGCCTCGGAGCACCACTTCCCCCACAACATCTCCGACGAATTCAACCCGGTGCTGGACGCCTTCCTGCGCGAGAGCGACGCGCGGCGTGCGCGCTGA
- a CDS encoding LysM peptidoglycan-binding domain-containing protein encodes MDTIEYRIRSGDTLSAIARRHGVSLAELSWLNGLSDVDRLWSGQVLRIPRTAPSAPPPVVASSTYRVRAGDTLSKVAERHGVSVETLVQANGIADANRIAIGQLLTIPSGRSQARPPSAWQAARIEATKTETSSTPVQVVKSEGPVTQAAESILYNAGREVMGFGRVRNEEGAILREKPGPAAFIQKRLSFNTRVFVSHELPGDWYFVALDDGCFGYVYTKHVSVHPPEPQAILYKIQPGEGALQVVKKHYKASALSWGQDERYYVNVLVESNRGKELRGIYKSSEDAAWDETRTRGKYVIWVPSPEFAKSLRGKVHSGSISHELWRDVTRAAVSVGDFLLGSAAFIAGVVHGILESLWDLLTGIIELVELLWKIVKSLLTGAFFEDLEKLWGLVEALDFNALIEVGLEAFRTRWYEPDLLRRWHFRGWVVGYAIAEIVMAVVTGSAALVKWAGKAGRFGKLIAKFPTVLNLARKVTTAADHVSAVTKAKLVRAIARASDELPTEKFLPKSGKGVVGSPVVKESLPTTSGKEVDARLAALKQSHAAAARAQRHYQKAIKQFRTSLRATLVTTYAGVDPKLLGDMVNLGYAAAKVGIRRFDVFLKEQRLKKAVEHVDLGKLDAKQLDELEAAFKRGVEQEAADVMTIARLEGHQLGKPTKSVLERIALRRAIPGSTDLFELKLRGGSKGLLADIDDKGIVELMVAAGKDSPLNGYKMFRAMVEHYGSKIKAIRGSWTYGDNLGEVNKLTATGKPLEVAIQETKTGQWAADWGFKKARVEHAQGTPGAYTVLHVLFEEDF; translated from the coding sequence GTGGACACCATCGAGTACCGGATTCGCTCTGGCGACACCCTGTCTGCGATCGCCCGGCGCCATGGTGTCTCTCTGGCCGAGCTCTCCTGGCTCAATGGACTCAGCGATGTCGACCGCCTCTGGAGTGGTCAGGTGCTTCGCATCCCCCGGACAGCACCGTCAGCGCCGCCTCCCGTGGTGGCGTCGTCAACGTATCGGGTGCGTGCGGGAGACACGCTCTCCAAGGTCGCCGAGCGGCATGGTGTCTCGGTGGAAACGCTGGTGCAGGCGAACGGAATCGCTGACGCCAATCGCATCGCCATCGGCCAGCTTCTGACGATTCCGAGTGGAAGGTCGCAGGCCCGCCCTCCCTCGGCCTGGCAGGCGGCAAGAATCGAGGCCACGAAAACGGAGACATCCAGCACGCCAGTGCAGGTCGTCAAAAGCGAGGGACCTGTCACTCAAGCCGCGGAGTCCATTCTCTACAACGCTGGAAGGGAGGTCATGGGTTTTGGCCGGGTGCGTAATGAAGAGGGGGCGATCCTTCGCGAAAAACCAGGGCCCGCGGCCTTCATCCAGAAGCGACTTTCGTTCAACACCCGCGTCTTCGTCAGCCATGAACTCCCGGGTGATTGGTATTTCGTCGCCCTCGATGATGGATGCTTTGGGTATGTCTATACAAAGCACGTCAGTGTCCATCCCCCCGAACCCCAGGCCATCCTCTATAAAATCCAACCCGGTGAAGGAGCTTTGCAGGTCGTCAAGAAGCACTACAAGGCAAGCGCTCTCTCTTGGGGCCAGGACGAGAGATACTATGTCAACGTCCTGGTTGAATCCAATCGCGGCAAGGAACTTCGCGGAATCTACAAATCAAGTGAGGATGCTGCTTGGGACGAGACGCGGACACGTGGGAAATACGTCATCTGGGTTCCCAGCCCTGAGTTCGCCAAGAGCTTGAGGGGAAAGGTTCATTCTGGATCCATCAGCCATGAACTCTGGCGGGATGTGACTCGTGCGGCCGTGTCCGTGGGCGATTTTCTCTTGGGGAGCGCGGCCTTCATCGCGGGAGTGGTCCACGGCATCCTCGAGTCCTTGTGGGACTTGTTGACCGGAATCATCGAGTTGGTGGAACTGCTTTGGAAGATCGTCAAGAGTCTCCTGACCGGGGCGTTCTTCGAGGATCTGGAAAAGCTTTGGGGGCTGGTGGAGGCGCTGGACTTCAATGCCTTGATCGAGGTGGGACTCGAGGCTTTTCGTACGCGCTGGTACGAGCCAGACCTCCTCCGGAGATGGCATTTTCGAGGGTGGGTGGTGGGTTACGCCATCGCGGAGATCGTGATGGCGGTGGTGACGGGATCCGCGGCACTCGTGAAGTGGGCCGGCAAGGCGGGGAGGTTTGGCAAGCTCATCGCGAAGTTCCCTACTGTCCTTAACCTCGCCCGGAAGGTGACGACCGCTGCGGATCACGTCTCGGCGGTCACGAAGGCCAAGCTTGTGCGAGCAATCGCCCGGGCTTCCGACGAGCTGCCCACGGAGAAGTTCCTACCCAAGAGCGGCAAGGGGGTGGTGGGGAGCCCCGTGGTCAAGGAGTCTCTCCCAACGACCTCCGGGAAGGAGGTCGACGCTCGTCTCGCTGCGCTCAAACAGAGCCATGCTGCCGCTGCTCGTGCCCAGCGCCACTATCAGAAGGCCATCAAGCAGTTCCGCACGTCGCTCCGGGCGACACTCGTCACGACGTATGCGGGAGTGGACCCAAAGCTGCTCGGTGACATGGTCAACCTGGGCTATGCCGCCGCCAAGGTGGGGATCAGGCGCTTTGACGTCTTCCTGAAGGAACAGCGCCTGAAAAAGGCCGTGGAGCATGTCGACCTCGGCAAGTTGGACGCGAAACAGCTCGATGAGCTGGAGGCGGCGTTCAAGAGGGGGGTCGAGCAGGAAGCCGCCGACGTCATGACCATCGCTCGGCTCGAGGGTCACCAGCTCGGCAAACCCACGAAGAGCGTGCTTGAGCGAATCGCGCTCCGGCGTGCCATTCCGGGCTCAACGGACCTTTTCGAACTCAAGCTCAGGGGCGGTTCGAAAGGGCTCCTCGCTGATATCGATGACAAAGGAATCGTCGAACTCATGGTCGCCGCTGGAAAAGACTCACCCTTGAATGGGTACAAGATGTTCAGGGCGATGGTGGAGCACTATGGTTCCAAGATAAAAGCCATCCGCGGGAGCTGGACCTACGGTGACAATCTGGGCGAGGTCAACAAGCTCACGGCCACCGGCAAGCCCCTGGAAGTGGCCATCCAGGAGACCAAGACAGGTCAGTGGGCCGCGGATTGGGGCTTCAAGAAGGCCCGGGTCGAGCATGCTCAGGGGACGCCAGGGGCGTACACCGTCTTGCACGTGTTGTTCGAGGAGGATTTTTGA
- a CDS encoding SdiA-regulated domain-containing protein has protein sequence MSAPSAVPPAPLEVRDARPERVDLPFGPEQRVSQLLPALSKVVKEPSGIVFHPGRGTLFVVGDKGDVAELTREGEVRQRTRHDNLGFEGITVGPDGRLFAIEERKKPRIHELDPETLKLKGEYEVDTKLKGERVVGKTGNKSAEGLCYVPEQDAFYVVNQSPAWLVKLRVPLDKKEGKAKALEAVDLSSAVRQQASDVHYDAATGHFLITESGAGLEKGAVHEVTREGQRVGGFSLPGVRAEGLALDGAGRAYIADDAGGVLRIER, from the coding sequence ATGTCCGCCCCTAGCGCCGTGCCGCCCGCCCCCCTCGAGGTCCGTGATGCCCGCCCCGAGCGGGTGGATCTGCCCTTTGGCCCGGAGCAGCGGGTGTCCCAGCTCTTGCCCGCCCTGTCCAAGGTGGTGAAGGAGCCCAGCGGCATCGTCTTCCACCCGGGGCGGGGCACGCTCTTCGTGGTGGGGGACAAGGGCGACGTGGCCGAGCTCACCCGCGAGGGCGAGGTGCGCCAGCGCACGCGCCACGACAACCTGGGCTTCGAGGGCATCACCGTGGGGCCGGATGGTCGGCTCTTCGCCATCGAGGAGCGCAAGAAGCCGCGCATCCACGAGCTGGACCCCGAGACGCTCAAGCTCAAGGGCGAGTACGAGGTGGACACGAAGCTCAAGGGCGAGCGTGTGGTGGGCAAGACGGGCAACAAGAGCGCCGAGGGCCTGTGCTACGTGCCCGAGCAGGACGCCTTCTACGTCGTCAACCAGTCGCCGGCGTGGCTGGTGAAGCTCCGGGTGCCACTGGACAAGAAGGAGGGCAAGGCCAAGGCGCTGGAGGCGGTGGACCTGTCCTCCGCGGTGCGGCAGCAGGCCTCGGACGTGCACTATGACGCGGCCACGGGCCACTTCCTCATCACCGAGTCCGGGGCCGGCCTGGAGAAGGGCGCCGTGCACGAGGTGACGCGCGAGGGCCAGCGCGTGGGCGGCTTCTCCCTTCCGGGCGTGCGCGCGGAGGGCCTGGCCCTGGATGGCGCGGGGCGGGCCTACATCGCGGACGACGCGGGCGGCGTGCTGCGCATCGAGCGCTGA
- a CDS encoding FecCD family ABC transporter permease, which translates to MTSPPHVLTPARVLGLSGVFLAGLAVVFLLTVFLGEQAVSPRVLLEEPGSLEARIFWSLRLPHACLAALVGAGLAASGSTLQGVLRNPLADPFVLGVSGGAALGASLALALGLGTVGDLTSGLGGGLGGGLGGGLSRLSAPALFAFAGAVAAMFFVLAASRGQGGRAPYAALLTGVVFNAFASAVITLLKALSDPNRLGELLFWLAGTLGHERAGTLVLSAALQAVAVGVMLALSGRLNLLSLGDADAASLGVDVARTRRWLLLAASASVAGAVVLSGLIGFVGLIVPHVLRLALGPDQRLLVPLSALGGAAFLLLADLLARMAQPLFGQELPVGVVTAVLGGPLFLALLHRRGRLSSSSL; encoded by the coding sequence CCGGGTCCTCGGGCTCTCGGGGGTGTTCCTCGCGGGACTCGCCGTCGTGTTCCTGCTGACCGTCTTCCTCGGCGAGCAGGCGGTGTCCCCCCGCGTGCTGCTCGAGGAGCCCGGCTCCCTGGAGGCGCGCATCTTCTGGTCCCTGCGCCTGCCCCATGCGTGCCTCGCGGCGCTGGTGGGCGCGGGGCTCGCCGCCTCGGGCTCCACGCTCCAGGGCGTGCTGCGCAACCCCCTCGCCGACCCCTTCGTGCTGGGCGTCTCCGGCGGCGCGGCGCTGGGGGCCTCGCTGGCGCTGGCCCTGGGGCTGGGCACCGTGGGCGACCTGACTTCTGGGCTGGGTGGGGGCCTGGGCGGGGGCCTGGGCGGGGGCCTGTCACGCCTGTCCGCGCCCGCGCTGTTCGCCTTCGCGGGCGCGGTGGCGGCCATGTTCTTCGTGCTCGCCGCGAGCCGGGGGCAGGGGGGCCGCGCGCCCTACGCCGCGCTGCTCACCGGCGTCGTCTTCAATGCCTTCGCCTCCGCGGTCATCACCCTGCTCAAGGCGCTGTCGGACCCCAACCGCCTGGGCGAGTTGCTGTTCTGGCTCGCGGGCACGCTCGGCCACGAGCGCGCGGGCACGCTCGTGCTCTCCGCCGCGCTCCAGGCGGTGGCGGTGGGGGTGATGCTCGCCCTGTCTGGCCGACTCAACCTCTTGTCCCTGGGGGACGCGGACGCGGCCTCGCTCGGCGTGGACGTGGCGCGCACGCGGCGCTGGCTGCTGCTCGCCGCGAGCGCCAGCGTGGCGGGCGCCGTGGTGCTCTCGGGGCTCATCGGCTTCGTGGGGCTCATCGTCCCGCATGTCCTGCGGCTCGCGCTGGGCCCGGACCAGCGGCTGCTCGTGCCCTTGTCGGCCCTGGGCGGCGCGGCGTTCCTGCTGCTCGCGGATCTGCTCGCGCGCATGGCCCAGCCCCTGTTCGGCCAGGAGTTGCCCGTGGGCGTGGTGACGGCCGTGCTCGGAGGGCCGCTGTTCCTCGCGCTGCTCCACCGGCGCGGGCGGCTCTCCTCGTCTTCCCTCTAG
- a CDS encoding class I lanthipeptide, producing MSENSSRKLRLNKNTVRTLSEDSLDQVAGGNGDSAGIICVFSVLIICGDSIICSVAAGFCDSENGD from the coding sequence ATGAGCGAGAACTCCTCCCGCAAGCTCCGTCTGAACAAGAACACCGTGCGCACGCTCTCCGAGGACAGCCTGGATCAGGTGGCCGGCGGCAACGGAGATTCGGCCGGCATCATCTGCGTGTTCTCCGTGCTCATCATCTGCGGCGACTCCATCATCTGCTCGGTGGCCGCGGGCTTCTGTGACAGCGAGAACGGCGACTAG
- a CDS encoding RiPP maturation radical SAM C-methyltransferase, whose translation MHDRRVVLVSMPWAFLEMPSIALGLLSSVLQRGGIVPVARSFNLTFMEWLRRHLTGPGEALSLLDYRAISSAASAGLGDWLFSVPPFRASAPEEDARYLARLARDEVLPARLLGRLEAVRAQVPAFIDACVEELLGHAPALVGFSTTFNQNVPSLLLARRLKERAPHVRVVFGGANCDGPMGQGLLDAFDCVDVVVQGEAEALIVELVEDLLAGRPLPPRRGVLARGVAVPEGEAPRVRMDDVPVPDYGFFFEELSRTGFRQELVPDVKLPVETARGCWWGQKQHCTFCGLNGSSMAFRSKSVERALRDFEELSARHRWLDFVAVDNIIDLGYLRELLPRLEERGLDLRVFYETKANLTRQQVRDMRAAGIHRIQPGIESLSTPILKLMRKGVAAWQNVRLLKWCAQYDVRVSWNILYGFPQEPEAEYPRMAASLGALSHLEPPRLSRLHVQRFSPYHQSPERFGLRLEGPLFHYPHVYPQRGEQLAALAYDFEYAHVDGRDPEAYVGGLRRAVEHWGQVHARDRGRLTWRRGPGFVRIVDERAAVGYASYLLEGPQAEAWLACEEGASAAQVHRALNERGHTGLGEADVASFLGELAEAGLVYEADQRFVSLALRERPEVPG comes from the coding sequence ATGCATGACAGACGGGTCGTTCTGGTCTCGATGCCCTGGGCCTTCCTGGAGATGCCCTCGATCGCGCTGGGGTTGTTGTCGAGCGTGCTCCAGCGCGGAGGCATCGTGCCGGTGGCGCGGTCCTTCAACCTGACCTTCATGGAGTGGTTGCGGCGCCACCTGACCGGGCCCGGCGAGGCGTTGAGCCTGCTGGACTACCGGGCCATCTCCAGCGCGGCGTCCGCGGGGTTGGGCGACTGGCTCTTCTCCGTGCCGCCCTTCCGCGCGTCCGCGCCCGAGGAGGACGCGCGCTACCTCGCGCGGCTGGCGCGCGACGAGGTGCTGCCCGCGCGGCTGCTGGGCCGGCTGGAGGCGGTGCGCGCGCAGGTGCCCGCCTTCATCGACGCGTGCGTGGAGGAGCTGCTCGGCCATGCGCCCGCGCTGGTGGGGTTCAGCACGACGTTCAACCAGAACGTGCCCTCGCTGCTGCTCGCGCGGCGGCTCAAGGAGCGCGCCCCGCACGTGCGGGTGGTGTTCGGCGGGGCCAACTGCGACGGCCCCATGGGCCAGGGGCTCCTGGACGCCTTCGACTGCGTGGACGTGGTGGTGCAGGGCGAGGCGGAGGCGCTCATCGTGGAGCTGGTGGAGGACCTTCTCGCCGGGCGGCCGCTCCCGCCCCGGCGGGGAGTGCTCGCGCGGGGCGTCGCCGTGCCGGAGGGCGAGGCGCCCCGGGTGCGCATGGACGACGTGCCCGTGCCGGACTACGGCTTCTTCTTCGAGGAGCTCTCGCGCACGGGCTTTCGCCAGGAGCTGGTGCCCGACGTGAAGCTGCCGGTGGAGACGGCGCGCGGGTGCTGGTGGGGGCAGAAGCAGCACTGCACGTTCTGCGGGCTCAACGGCTCGAGCATGGCGTTTCGCAGCAAGTCGGTGGAGCGGGCGCTGCGCGACTTCGAGGAGCTGTCGGCGCGCCACCGGTGGCTGGACTTCGTCGCCGTGGACAACATCATCGACCTGGGCTACCTGCGCGAGCTGCTGCCGCGGCTGGAGGAGCGGGGGTTGGACCTGCGCGTCTTCTACGAGACGAAGGCGAACCTCACGCGCCAGCAGGTGCGGGACATGCGCGCCGCGGGCATCCACCGCATCCAGCCCGGCATCGAGAGCCTGTCCACGCCCATCCTCAAGCTCATGCGCAAGGGCGTGGCGGCGTGGCAGAACGTGCGGCTGCTCAAGTGGTGCGCGCAGTACGACGTGCGCGTGAGCTGGAACATCCTCTACGGCTTTCCCCAGGAGCCCGAGGCGGAGTATCCGCGCATGGCCGCGTCGCTCGGCGCGCTCAGTCACCTGGAGCCGCCGCGCCTGTCGCGCCTGCACGTGCAGCGCTTCAGCCCCTACCACCAGAGCCCCGAGCGCTTCGGGCTGCGGCTGGAGGGGCCGCTCTTCCACTACCCGCATGTATACCCGCAGCGGGGCGAGCAGCTCGCGGCGCTCGCGTACGACTTCGAGTACGCGCACGTGGACGGGCGCGACCCCGAGGCCTACGTGGGGGGCTTGCGGCGGGCGGTGGAGCACTGGGGCCAGGTGCACGCGCGGGACCGGGGTCGGCTCACCTGGCGGCGGGGGCCCGGGTTCGTGCGCATCGTGGATGAGCGCGCGGCGGTGGGCTACGCGAGCTACCTCTTGGAGGGCCCCCAGGCGGAGGCGTGGCTCGCCTGCGAGGAGGGCGCGAGCGCGGCCCAGGTGCACCGCGCGCTGAACGAGCGGGGGCACACCGGGCTGGGGGAGGCGGACGTCGCGTCGTTCCTCGGCGAGCTCGCCGAGGCGGGCCTGGTCTACGAGGCGGACCAGCGCTTCGTGTCCCTGGCCCTGCGCGAGCGCCCGGAAGTGCCGGGCTAG